The stretch of DNA TTGCCGGTCATCAAACGGTTTGAAGCGGGATTCCATGCAGGCGCTGAAGCTGTCAATCCGGATATTCAAGTGGAAGTTCATTATACAAATGACTTTACGAAAGCCGACTTGGGGAAAGCGGCTGCCAACTTAATGTACTCTTCGGGCGCTGATATTATTTTCCACGCTGCTGGCGGTACTGGAAACGGCATTTTTTCCGAAGCGAAAGAACGTAAAAAAGCAAATCCGGACGAGTACGTTTGGGTTATCGGTGTCGATTCTGACCAATACGAGGAAGGAAAAGTCGGGGACCAGAGTGTGACGCTGACATCCATGTTGAAACGGGTCGATATCGCTGTTAAAAAAATAGCGGAGCAGGCGCGCGATGGTGAGTTCCCAGGTGGCGACGTGACAACATACGGCCTTGCGGACCAAGGGGTGGAATTAGCGGACTCCCGAGGCGCCATTCCGGAAGAAGTCATGGCTGAAGTGGAAGAATATACGAAGAAGATCATTGACGGAGAAATCGAAGTTCCGGAAATTCCTGAGAAATAACGAAATGGATACCGGGAAGGCCGTGACTTGAATCGGCGGAAATTTAACATTTCGCCGATTCAAGTTCAGCCTCCGACGGATTTTGAAGGCGTTCCATGGAAATCCCGACCGAAATTAATAGAAGAAAGGGTTGCGACCTGCCTTTTCTTGTGTTAATTTGACCTAATCATAGAGGATGAATAAATGGTTTACATATGAATGTCGAGGGAGTGGTGTCGATGGAATACGTAGTGGAGATGCTGAATATCCGTAAGGTATTCGGCAATTTTGTTGCCAATGATAATATCACTCTCCAACTGAAAAAAGGGGAAATCCATGCCCTGTTAGGAGAAAATGGTGCCGGGAAATCGACGCTGATGAATGTACTCTTCGGATTGTACCAGCCGGACGGCGGGGAAATCCGGGTGCGTGGGAATGCGATCGCCATAACCGATCCGAATGTGGCCAATAGCTTAGGAATCGGCATGGTGCACCAGCACTTCATGCTCGTGGAAAATCTGACGGTAACGGAAAATATCGTCCTCGGCAATGAACCGAAGAAAATGGGCATGATCAACGTAAAAGCCGCAGCCAAAAAAGTGGCCGAAATCTCCAAGTTGTATGGGCTCGATGTCGATCCCTATGCGAAAATCGAAGACATTTCAGTTGGCATGCAGCAACGGGTGGAAATTTTAAAAACGCTCTATCGCGGTGCTGACATTTTGATTTTCGATGAACCGACGGCCTCCTTGACCCCGCAGGAAATCCAAGAATTGATTTCCATCATGAAGAAATTGATCGCAGAAGGGAAATCCGTCATCATCATTACGCATAAATTGCAAGAAATCATGGAGGTCTCCGACCGTGTGACGATCATCCGAAAAGGGAAAGGAATCGGCACTGTAGTCACTTCGGAAACCACCCCTGTGGAATTGGCTACGATGATGGTCGGTCGTCAAGTGACGTTTAAAACCGAAAAAGGGCCTCCTCGACCGACGGAAGAGGTGCTGCGGGTTGAAAATTTGGTTGTTGAGGATTACAGGGGCGTTCCCCAATTGAAAGGACTCAATTTATCCGTCCGTAAAGGTGAAATTGTCGGCATTGCAGGGATTGATGGCAATGGACAATCGGAATTGATCGAGGCGATTGCCGGTTTACGGAAGGTGAAAAGCGGCAAAGTGTTTCTCGATGCGGTGGATGTCACGGGGAAAAAACCTCGGGAAATAACGGAAGCGGGCCTCGGCCATATCCCGCAAGACCGCCATAAACACGGACTCGTCCTGAATTTCTCCGTCGGCTATAATGCTGCATTGCAAACGTATTACAAAAAGCCGTTTTCCAAAAACGGCCTGATGAATTATAAAGTTATCTCCCAAAAAGCAAAGGATATCATTGCGGCTTACGATGTGCGTACACAAGGGGAACACGAATTGGTGCGCGCCCTATCCGGGGGGAATCAGCAGAAATTGATCATAGGCCGCGAAGTGGATCGGAATCCTGAATTGCTCATTGCCGCGTTGCCGACCCGGGGACTGGATGTCGGGGCGAT from Bacillus sp. OxB-1 encodes:
- a CDS encoding ABC transporter ATP-binding protein, translating into MEYVVEMLNIRKVFGNFVANDNITLQLKKGEIHALLGENGAGKSTLMNVLFGLYQPDGGEIRVRGNAIAITDPNVANSLGIGMVHQHFMLVENLTVTENIVLGNEPKKMGMINVKAAAKKVAEISKLYGLDVDPYAKIEDISVGMQQRVEILKTLYRGADILIFDEPTASLTPQEIQELISIMKKLIAEGKSVIIITHKLQEIMEVSDRVTIIRKGKGIGTVVTSETTPVELATMMVGRQVTFKTEKGPPRPTEEVLRVENLVVEDYRGVPQLKGLNLSVRKGEIVGIAGIDGNGQSELIEAIAGLRKVKSGKVFLDAVDVTGKKPREITEAGLGHIPQDRHKHGLVLNFSVGYNAALQTYYKKPFSKNGLMNYKVISQKAKDIIAAYDVRTQGEHELVRALSGGNQQKLIIGREVDRNPELLIAALPTRGLDVGAIEFIHKRLIEQRDNGKAVLLISFELDEVMNVSDRIAVIYDGQIVDTVLPHETSEQELGLLMAGHVKEEMIVVGDDVVLKEGDDRHVE